The DNA sequence CTTGACATGTAGGCGCCGCGCAAAATGACTCACCGTTACATCACACACAACAACACCACGGCAAGTGCGACGCTGAGAAAGCTTTAGCGCCGCTGGCGAAACCACTGCTGTAGCAAGTCAATATTTTCTTCTTCGCAAATCCCACCAACTACTTCTACTGTGTGGTTGAGCCGGGCGTCGCGCAGAACATCGCGCACAGATCCAGCTGCCCCGGCTTTTTCATCCCAAGCGCCGAACACCACGCGCGAGACCCGCGAGTTAACAATCGCTCCGGCACACATGGTGCACGGTTCAAGCGTTACCACGAGTGTACATCCGCTCAGATTCCAGCGCCCCATCACCTGGGCAGCCGCGCGTAAGGCGTTGATTTCGGCATGTCCGCACGGATCTCCATCGGCTTCACGGGTGTTCCAGCCACTTCCGATGAGAGTTCCTAATTTGCTCCCATCTGCGGACCCGGAAAAGACTAAAGCGCCTACCGGCACATCGCCAGCTTCCCCGGCGCGGCGCGCCAATTCCATAGCGTGACGCATAGCACCCATCTCAGATTCAAACATGTCTCCTATTTTATGCACGTTCCACGCGAGAAAACCGGTAGATTAGAAGTATGGAACTTCAAGTCATCAGCCACCCACTTGTGGCACATAAGCTCACTACGTTGCGTGATAAGCGCACTCCGTCTCCTGTTTTCCGCCAGTTGGTTGAAGAAATCATCATGTTGCTTTCGTATGAGGCAACTCGTGATGTTCTTACCGAACCGAAGGAAATTGAAACTCCGGTTGCCCACATGGTAGGAACCACAATGGCACATCCACGTCCGGTGGTTGTCCCGATTTTGCGTGCTGGTTTAGGCATGCTAGAGGGCATGGTTCGGGTTATTCCGGCTGCCGAAGTTGGTTTCTTGGGGATGAAGCGCGACGAGGAAACGCTTGAGGCGATCACTTATGCGAATCGGTTACCTGATGATCTCCACGATCGGCAGTGTTTTGTTCTTGATCCGATGTTAGCTACTGGCCATACATTGATTGCGTCGATTGATTATCTGCTCGAACGTGGGGCACGTGACGTAACTGCTATTTGCATTTTGGCCGCTCCGGAGGGTTTGAAGACTCTTGAGGAGCATATTGGCGATCGTGGAAACGTGCGTATTTTGGTGGCCGCAGTTGATGAGAAACTCAATGAGAAGGGCTTCATTGTCCCTGGTTTGGGTGATGCGGGCGATCGTTTGTACGGAATCGTAGACTGATATGCATTCGGGTCTTATTCCTACATTTGGCCCGCGAATTCCCGATTATTTGGGAGCAGATTGGATTGCGCGGACCGCATTCTTGAACGACGTCGACGCTGGTAGTCCAGCTGGGCGTCCGGATGTTGCGGTGCTTGTTAGTCGGGCCGACGCAGATGCTCATGTCTCGGATTCGGGTGTGGCAGCATTGTGGTTGCCTGGATTTTTAGATTCCTTCTTTCATGTAGAGCAGGCGGACGCCTGGCGTGAGGCTGGGATCGCCTTGTATGGCTTGGATTTTCGGCGGTCGGGGCGGGCGTTACGGGTGCCAAACCGGCGTGATGATCTGCGCGATTTGTTGATCCGTGAGGAAGAGATTTTTGCCGCGTTGACGCATCTGCGCGGGTGTGGGGCTCGGCAGATTGTACTGATTGGCCATTCGACGGGCGGTTTGCAAGCTGCACTGTTCGCGCACCGGCATCCAGGGGAAGTTTCAGCGGTTGTGTTGAATTCACCGTGGTTGGATCATAATGGTCCGGCTTGGCAACGCACTGTTGCGACAACCGCAATTTCGCAGCTAGCACGGGTTTCACCGTTGACGCCGATTGCGCGGTTACAGCCAGCTTATGCGCGGAGTTTGCATGTTGATTACGGTGGGGATTTTTATTTCAAGCCAATGCATAAGCCGTTGACGCCGGCTCCTGTTTTCGCTGGCTTCTTTGCGGCAGCTCGGCGGGGGCATGCCATGGTTGCTGACGGGCTCAATATTAAGGAACCTGTGTTAGTGGCCCATTCAGATGCTTCAGGTAATCCACTTAATCCATCTGCGCAAGAATTGGCTCACACAGATGTGGTGCTTAGTGTTGAAGATATGAAGCGGTTGGCGCCAACATTGGGAAAGAATGTTGAGACTTTGGAAGTCATTGGGGGCCGTCACGATTTGTCGTTGTCTGAACTTCCGGCCCGTAGCCGCTATACTCGTGATTCGATTCACTGGGCGTTGCGTCAACTTCAACGCTGATTCGCACCGCAGTGCGTAAGCGTTTACTCTTATATACGTATTATGTGCCGCGTAAGGCGGCGTACCCTGTTACTCAAAGGAGAAAAGCCGATGGGCAAGGCAAGCCGCCGAAATAAAGAAAAGAAGCCAAAGAAGGTTCGGATTCAGTTTGTGGATCGTCCTTTTGAAGGCTTGCCATTTGAACCACAGTTGGTTGCTATGCGCGAGATTTTGCCGGCTGCAACGTTGCCGGTTCGCACGGTAGCTGAGCATGGCGGTGAAGATGTGCTGTTGGTGACGTTGCTGCCGGGGATGGCTGCGGCGTTGCGCCGTAAGGATGGCATGTTGCTGGTTGCTGCACAGACAGTGATGAATTCTGGCGATGTGTCGCTAGATATTGCGGATCGTGTTCTTAAGGGTTTGGAGTTGGCGCCGGGCGAGACTTTACAGCAGGTTGATCAGCCAGTTCCCGGACCTCGGTTGCAAGACATTCTTGATCTGAGTGTTGATTCTGAGATGGTTTTGCATGAGGATTATGCCTTCTGGATTGATCCGGCTGAGTTAGAAGATCCGCAAATGCAGTCAGCTGTTGATCAGACTCGCGAGCAAATTTTGCCGACAGCTCAGGTTCCTGAGATTGCTGGGGCTTTTTGGTGCCGGATGCAACGTGAGTTTGTTCGTTGGGTTCGCCCTGAGCCAGAAGCTCACGTGTTGGATGCGTTGGCTCGGTTGCATCATGCACGCGAGCTTGGTTTCGATGGTGCTCGCTTTGTTGGTGCGTTCCGCGCGCTCGGTTTGATGATTCCAGTTTTCGAGCTGGAGGCTGGTACCGAGGCTGCGGAATTGACGACGCCAATGGCAGATTTTGCTTCGAAGTTTGAAGCTGCGTTGGCTGTTACTGATGCGTTGACGCCGGAGGAACGTCGGGCGCGTTCCGGTATTATTTCTCGCCAGGTAACTTTGCGTTAGTTTTTAGCTCGGGCGGTACAGATAACTCTACCGCCCGAGCCTTCTTATTATTTTGGTGTCCGGGTCTTGGTTATTCCGGACACTAACTATATATTTACTGTGTTTTTGGAGTAATGTTACGTATTGTGAATACCGAACAACGCGTAGCTGTCATTATTCCTGCAATGAACGAAGAGGATAGAATTGCTGCCACCATTCAGGCAGCAAAGTCAATCCCACATGTTGACCTGATCGTCGTCGTCGATGATGGATCAACTGATAGTACCCAAGATGTTGCTCGGGCGTCAGGCGCATCAGTAGCTCGTCACACAGTTAATCGTGGTAAGGCTGCTGCGATGGAAACGGGTGCAGCAGTTGTGGCTATGCGTGATGTTCCTGGAAAACCTCCACGGGCGCTATTGTTTTTGGATGCTGACTTGGCTGAGTCTGCAGTTGAATGTGCGCCACTTGTTTCGACGATTTTTGCCGGCGGCGTCGATTGCGCTATCGCCTATCTACCACCACAAGCTGGAGCCGGCGGTCACGGTATTGTGACGACGACGGGCCGCAAAGGTATCACTTATCTTACTGGATGGTCCCCTCAGCAACCATTGTCTGGCCAACGGTGTATCACTCGGGCCGCATTTGATGCGATCACTCCACTGGCCTCTGGCTGGGGTGTCGAAGTTGGTATGACTGTTGATCTTCTTGTTGCCCGGTTCACGATTCAAGAAGTCCCGTGCGATCTACGGCATCGAGTGTCCACAAATGATTTTGCGGGACAGTTACATCGCGCTGCTCAGTTACGAGGCGTTATTTGTGCTCTCATGAGCCGGATTTTGCGTGGCCACCGAGTTCAGGGTGGGGCTACCCGTCCAGTTTCAATACCCGGTAAACCTTTTAACGCCTACTCGGCATAGTTTCACCATTAGCAGTTGTTGCGCATACCGCTAAAAGCGGTCCGCCATAGGCCACTCCCATCAAGAGGATAACCAGTCCGGAGTCATTAATTGCGATGCCAACAATTACGAGGGTGATCATCGCCCAGATCGTCCACCGCTGATCGTTATCGATGTGGATCACTGGGGAGAATCTATGTGTAGCGTGTTTATGCCACAGCCACACTGCTATCGCAACAACTGCAATGATGAGCCAAACAAACCAAGGCGCTGATCCGATCATGGCCATGAGCTTACGGTAAATGACACCGAGGGCTTCGCCGTCGATCATGCTTTGGAAGAAACGTCCTAAATGCGTCCATGATTCTTCCGGACGCAACCAGTCAATGAATGCCCCACCTATTCCAGTGATCAGTGCGAGAGCTACAATCGTCACCATTGTGCGTGCAGTTAATGACCGGCCGATTACCGTAACAAAAAGCACTGCAAATGCAGCTATTAATGCGGGGACACCACCAAAGTCAGCACCTAAGGACCCCGCACCATCGAGAACAATCGCACTGGCACCTAATGCAATAACACCTGCGGGTAGTGCAATGCGTTCGTGATGGGTACGTAAAATAAGCACTGCACGGTACGTTAAATAAATCATCGAGAGTGCGAAAACAGTAAATGGCGCATTGGATAAACCATAGAAGCGTCCGCCTTGTTGGGGTTGATCGCCTAGGACTGATGAAGAATGCAGGACTGAACCGCCGATAACATCAACGCCAATAGTTAACGCAGTTATCAGCGCAACTAACGTTGCCGGATCCCGCAGGCACATACTGAGCAGAGCAACACTAACGCTCCAGGCAATCACACATGCTAAAAACGTTACCGTTGGTATCGGGGTGTTCCACCATGCAAGGAGGTTGGCCAAGAAAGATGCGGCTGGCAACATAGCAACTGTGACGCCTAAGAAGCGTGGAAGACGCGAGATATAGAATGACCGTCCGTGCCGGGCATGCCACCAGTACTGCGCCACCCACCATATGAGGAAGATTCCAGCGCATAAGCTCAGCAAAAGGTAAAATGGCCCAACGGCTGGACGTA is a window from the Arcanobacterium buesumense genome containing:
- the tadA gene encoding tRNA adenosine(34) deaminase TadA, giving the protein MFESEMGAMRHAMELARRAGEAGDVPVGALVFSGSADGSKLGTLIGSGWNTREADGDPCGHAEINALRAAAQVMGRWNLSGCTLVVTLEPCTMCAGAIVNSRVSRVVFGAWDEKAGAAGSVRDVLRDARLNHTVEVVGGICEEENIDLLQQWFRQRR
- the upp gene encoding uracil phosphoribosyltransferase, which gives rise to MELQVISHPLVAHKLTTLRDKRTPSPVFRQLVEEIIMLLSYEATRDVLTEPKEIETPVAHMVGTTMAHPRPVVVPILRAGLGMLEGMVRVIPAAEVGFLGMKRDEETLEAITYANRLPDDLHDRQCFVLDPMLATGHTLIASIDYLLERGARDVTAICILAAPEGLKTLEEHIGDRGNVRILVAAVDEKLNEKGFIVPGLGDAGDRLYGIVD
- a CDS encoding alpha/beta hydrolase; translation: MHSGLIPTFGPRIPDYLGADWIARTAFLNDVDAGSPAGRPDVAVLVSRADADAHVSDSGVAALWLPGFLDSFFHVEQADAWREAGIALYGLDFRRSGRALRVPNRRDDLRDLLIREEEIFAALTHLRGCGARQIVLIGHSTGGLQAALFAHRHPGEVSAVVLNSPWLDHNGPAWQRTVATTAISQLARVSPLTPIARLQPAYARSLHVDYGGDFYFKPMHKPLTPAPVFAGFFAAARRGHAMVADGLNIKEPVLVAHSDASGNPLNPSAQELAHTDVVLSVEDMKRLAPTLGKNVETLEVIGGRHDLSLSELPARSRYTRDSIHWALRQLQR
- a CDS encoding DUF5926 family protein: MGKASRRNKEKKPKKVRIQFVDRPFEGLPFEPQLVAMREILPAATLPVRTVAEHGGEDVLLVTLLPGMAAALRRKDGMLLVAAQTVMNSGDVSLDIADRVLKGLELAPGETLQQVDQPVPGPRLQDILDLSVDSEMVLHEDYAFWIDPAELEDPQMQSAVDQTREQILPTAQVPEIAGAFWCRMQREFVRWVRPEPEAHVLDALARLHHARELGFDGARFVGAFRALGLMIPVFELEAGTEAAELTTPMADFASKFEAALAVTDALTPEERRARSGIISRQVTLR
- a CDS encoding glycosyltransferase family 2 protein, with protein sequence MLRIVNTEQRVAVIIPAMNEEDRIAATIQAAKSIPHVDLIVVVDDGSTDSTQDVARASGASVARHTVNRGKAAAMETGAAVVAMRDVPGKPPRALLFLDADLAESAVECAPLVSTIFAGGVDCAIAYLPPQAGAGGHGIVTTTGRKGITYLTGWSPQQPLSGQRCITRAAFDAITPLASGWGVEVGMTVDLLVARFTIQEVPCDLRHRVSTNDFAGQLHRAAQLRGVICALMSRILRGHRVQGGATRPVSIPGKPFNAYSA